One window from the genome of Alnus glutinosa chromosome 13, dhAlnGlut1.1, whole genome shotgun sequence encodes:
- the LOC133853736 gene encoding receptor-like protein EIX2, translating into MNHLIGRIPEKIGDLHMLESFDLSMNELSGPIPEGLSSLTFLSHLNLSFNNLSGKIPNGNQLQTLNDSSIYEGNSLLCGPPLSTKCLEDETKPSVANKKGRGIESISFYISMVAGFIVGFWGVCGTLIIKTSWRHAYFRSFDNLKDKIAVFVMVKIVRLLRKFK; encoded by the coding sequence ATGAATCATCTTATTGGAAGAATTCCAGAAAAAATTGGGGATTTACACATGTTAGAATCATTTGATCTCTCAATGAATGAGCTTTCTGGTCCTATCCCTGAAGGCTTGTCTTCTTTGACCTTCTTAAGTCACTTGAATTTGTCATTCAACAACTTGTCTGGGAAAATTCCAAATGGGAATCAACTTCAAACACTGAATGACTCTTCTATCTACGAAGGTAACTCTTTACTCTGTGGGCCTCCTCTTTCGACCAAGTGTTTAGAAGATGAAACTAAACCTAGCGTAGCcaacaaaaaaggaaggggAATTGAGTCGATCTCGTTCTACATTAGCATGGTAGCGGGGTTTATTGTCGGTTTTTGGGGAGTTTGTGGCACATTGATAATCAAAACATCATGGAGACATGCTTACTTTCGAAGCTTTGATAATTTGAAAGACAAGATTGCTGTGTTCGTCATGGTCAAAATTGTTCGCTTGCTCAGGAAGTTCAAGTAG